In a genomic window of Thermosynechococcus sp. CL-1:
- a CDS encoding heme-copper oxidase subunit III has translation MQGTVDSQATAIAVDHAHEHPDFRVLGLLVFLISESLMFGGLFAAYLLLRGMNEQWPPEGTEVELLVPTINTIILISSSFVIHYGDVAIKKDDVRGMRQWYWITAAMGAVFLGGQVYEYLTLGYGLRTNVFANCFYVMTGFHGLHVFVGILLILGVIWRSRRPGHYNAHKHTGVAMAEIYWHFVDVIWIILFTLLYILTRF, from the coding sequence ATGCAAGGTACTGTTGACTCTCAAGCGACGGCCATAGCCGTTGATCATGCCCATGAGCACCCTGATTTTCGGGTTTTAGGGTTGCTGGTCTTTTTGATTTCTGAATCCCTAATGTTTGGTGGCCTCTTTGCGGCCTATTTACTTCTGCGGGGCATGAATGAGCAATGGCCGCCCGAAGGCACTGAGGTGGAACTTCTTGTGCCCACCATCAACACCATCATCCTTATTTCCAGTAGCTTTGTCATCCACTACGGCGATGTTGCCATCAAAAAGGATGACGTTCGCGGCATGCGCCAATGGTACTGGATCACGGCGGCCATGGGGGCAGTGTTCTTGGGCGGTCAAGTTTATGAGTACCTCACCCTCGGCTACGGCCTGCGCACAAATGTCTTTGCCAACTGCTTTTATGTGATGACGGGCTTCCATGGCCTCCATGTCTTTGTGGGGATTTTGCTGATTTTGGGGGTGATCTGGCGATCGCGCCGCCCCGGACATTACAATGCCCACAAGCATACGGGGGTGGCCATGGCAGAGATCTACTGGCACTTTGTGGATGTGATCTGGATTATCCTCTTCACCCTGCTGTATATCCTGACTCGCTTTTAG
- a CDS encoding nitrate ABC transporter ATP-binding protein (This model describes the ATP binding subunits of ATP-binding cassette (ABC) transporters for nitrate transport, or for bicarbonate transport, in bacteria and archaea.), with product MGVFVAVDQVEKVFDLTNGGQYLALKGIDLTIQKGEFISLIGHSGCGKSTLLNMIAGLDLPTSGVVTLEGQRVRQPGPDRMVVFQNYSLLPWLSVRENIALAVDEVLDHLTPAERRQIVESHIDLVGLRPHAHKPPTMLSGGQKQRVAIARALAIQPKLLLLDEPFGALDALTRGNLQEQLMKICEAQQVTAVMVTHDVDEAVLLSDRIVMLTNGPGSKIGGILEVDIPRPRQRMAVVEHPSYYSLRSEIIYFLNQQKRVKQLQARRKPAIARHGLEKTNLEIGFVPLTACAPIAIAYEKEFFAHHGLEEVSLVRESSWRGIVDGIAAGYLDAAQMPAGMPVWFTCGGHEEQPLPVVSALTLSRNGNGITLKKEFAEQGIRTLSDFHRYLLQTRDRPHRLGMVHPSSMHNLLLRYWLAAGGIHPDHDVHLQTIPPAQMVADLRSGSIDGYCVGDPWNLRAAKEGVGFTIASDIDIWAGHPGKVLGVREDWAMAYPNTHIALVKALLDACRYCADPAHSEEIKQILSRKAYVATNPEYLELGVDQNGGSVHHLFFGDGVNRPSRTEHLWMMTQIARWGTIPFPRNWVEILERVCRVSVFSTAARELGLLDIKYRTGPIQLFDGTTFNADDPISYLNSLEIKHEVYMAEIPLHLPVPRAA from the coding sequence ATGGGCGTTTTTGTGGCTGTGGATCAGGTGGAGAAGGTCTTTGACCTCACGAATGGCGGGCAGTATCTCGCCCTCAAAGGGATTGACCTGACGATTCAAAAGGGGGAGTTTATCTCGCTGATTGGTCACTCCGGCTGTGGCAAGTCCACCTTACTGAATATGATTGCCGGCTTAGACCTGCCCACCTCAGGGGTGGTGACGTTGGAGGGACAGCGGGTGCGCCAGCCGGGTCCCGATCGCATGGTGGTCTTTCAAAACTATTCGCTGCTGCCGTGGCTTTCGGTACGCGAGAACATTGCCCTAGCGGTGGATGAAGTGCTCGATCACCTCACTCCGGCTGAACGGCGGCAAATTGTCGAGTCCCATATCGACCTCGTGGGGTTGCGCCCCCATGCCCACAAGCCACCCACTATGCTCTCTGGCGGTCAGAAACAACGGGTGGCGATCGCCCGTGCCCTCGCCATTCAGCCGAAGCTGCTGCTGCTGGACGAACCCTTTGGTGCCTTGGATGCCCTGACGCGGGGTAATTTGCAGGAACAATTGATGAAGATCTGCGAAGCCCAGCAGGTGACGGCGGTGATGGTCACCCATGATGTCGATGAGGCGGTGCTGCTCTCGGATCGGATTGTCATGCTCACCAATGGTCCCGGCTCGAAAATTGGCGGCATTCTTGAGGTGGATATTCCCCGTCCCCGGCAGCGGATGGCCGTTGTCGAACACCCCAGTTACTACAGTCTGCGCAGTGAAATCATCTATTTCCTCAACCAGCAAAAACGGGTGAAACAGTTGCAGGCGCGTCGCAAACCGGCCATTGCCCGCCATGGTCTCGAAAAAACGAATCTGGAAATTGGCTTTGTGCCCTTGACTGCCTGCGCTCCCATTGCCATTGCCTACGAAAAGGAGTTCTTTGCCCACCATGGCCTAGAGGAAGTCTCCCTTGTACGCGAGAGCAGTTGGCGAGGCATTGTGGATGGGATTGCCGCAGGCTACCTCGATGCCGCTCAGATGCCGGCGGGGATGCCCGTGTGGTTTACCTGTGGCGGTCATGAAGAGCAACCGCTGCCTGTGGTCAGTGCCCTCACCCTGAGCCGTAATGGTAATGGCATCACGCTGAAAAAGGAATTTGCCGAGCAGGGGATTCGCACCCTTAGTGACTTTCACCGCTACTTGCTGCAAACGCGCGATCGCCCCCACCGTTTGGGAATGGTGCATCCCTCCTCCATGCATAATCTTCTATTGCGCTACTGGCTAGCGGCAGGGGGCATTCACCCCGATCATGATGTCCACCTCCAGACGATTCCACCGGCACAAATGGTTGCGGATCTGCGCTCTGGTAGTATTGATGGCTATTGCGTCGGTGATCCTTGGAATCTGCGGGCGGCCAAAGAGGGAGTGGGCTTTACGATTGCCAGCGACATTGACATTTGGGCAGGACATCCCGGGAAAGTCCTAGGCGTGCGCGAAGATTGGGCGATGGCTTATCCCAATACCCACATTGCTTTAGTCAAAGCCCTACTAGATGCCTGTCGTTACTGTGCCGACCCGGCCCACAGTGAGGAGATTAAGCAAATCCTCAGCCGCAAGGCCTATGTGGCTACCAACCCTGAGTATCTAGAACTGGGGGTGGATCAAAATGGTGGATCTGTGCATCATCTGTTCTTTGGCGACGGTGTGAATCGTCCTAGCCGAACTGAGCACCTGTGGATGATGACCCAGATTGCCCGTTGGGGCACGATTCCCTTCCCACGCAACTGGGTGGAAATTCTCGAGCGGGTGTGTCGGGTGAGTGTCTTTAGTACAGCGGCGCGGGAGTTGGGACTCTTGGATATTAAGTATCGCACTGGGCCGATCCAACTCTTTGATGGCACCACCTTTAATGCCGATGACCCCATTAGCTATCTCAATAGCCTAGAGATCAAGCACGAGGTCTATATGGCAGAAATTCCCTTGCATTTGCCCGTGCCACGCGCTGCCTAA
- a CDS encoding nitrate ABC transporter ATP-binding protein (This model describes the ATP binding subunits of ATP-binding cassette (ABC) transporters for nitrate transport, or for bicarbonate transport, in bacteria and archaea.) — MMISQGNRAMTTPVAVVSPESFLRLEQVSKVYPTQKGPFTVLTDITLDIRAGEFICVIGHSGCGKTTLLNMVSGFVRPTTGEVRLKGQPIKEPGPDRMVVFQNYALLPWLTAAENVYLAVDAVWPEKSRPQKMAIVREHLAMVGLAEAANKYPAQLSGGMKQRVAIARALAIRPEILILDEPFGALDAITKEELQEELLNIWQEHRCTVLMITHDIDEALFLADRLVMMTNGPAAKIGEIMTIPFPRPRDRERILEDPTYYQLRNDALDFLYRRYHLDEEAE; from the coding sequence CTGATGATTAGCCAAGGAAACCGAGCCATGACTACCCCCGTTGCCGTAGTCTCCCCTGAATCCTTTTTGCGCCTAGAGCAGGTGAGCAAAGTCTATCCCACCCAGAAGGGGCCTTTTACTGTGCTGACGGATATTACCCTCGATATTCGAGCGGGGGAGTTTATCTGCGTCATTGGTCACTCTGGCTGTGGCAAAACCACCTTACTCAATATGGTCTCGGGCTTTGTGCGTCCCACCACCGGGGAAGTACGCCTCAAGGGGCAACCTATCAAGGAGCCGGGACCTGATCGCATGGTGGTGTTTCAGAACTATGCCCTCTTACCGTGGTTAACTGCTGCTGAGAATGTTTATCTGGCAGTGGATGCTGTCTGGCCAGAGAAATCCCGTCCGCAAAAGATGGCGATTGTCCGCGAACACTTGGCAATGGTGGGCTTGGCGGAAGCGGCCAATAAATATCCGGCGCAGTTGTCAGGCGGGATGAAACAGCGGGTGGCGATCGCTCGTGCTCTTGCGATTCGGCCAGAGATCCTCATTCTTGATGAACCCTTTGGTGCCCTCGATGCCATCACCAAGGAGGAACTGCAAGAGGAGCTGCTCAACATTTGGCAAGAACACCGCTGCACCGTGTTGATGATTACCCACGACATTGATGAGGCGCTGTTTTTGGCTGATCGCCTAGTGATGATGACCAATGGCCCTGCTGCCAAAATTGGTGAAATCATGACAATTCCCTTCCCACGGCCGCGCGATCGCGAGCGCATCCTCGAAGATCCCACCTACTATCAACTGCGCAACGATGCCCTTGACTTTCTCTATCGTCGTTATCATCTCGACGAAGAGGCAGAGTAG
- a CDS encoding cytochrome c oxidase subunit II, with product MEQIPASIWTLTAGVVVTLISFWVGHHHGLLPEQASEQAPLVDNFFDIMLTIGTALFLVVQGAIILFVIRYRRRAGEEGDGLPVEGNLPLEAFWTAIPALIVIFLGIYSVDIFQRMGGLNPGDHTMHAMHTPKPAVAVVAEAPSKTTSDATALLAAAPTPEIGIGASPDVQGKAPDVVVDVAGMQYAWIFTYPDSGIVSGELHIPVGKDVQLNLSARDVIHSFWVPQFRLKQDAIPGVPTELRFKATKVGTYPVVCAELCGGYHGAMRTQVIVHTPEDFEAWRSQNQAIATTPVIPSLSDRHVEEMGVTPQLVAQVEAMTHHHSPAKL from the coding sequence ATGGAACAAATACCCGCTTCAATTTGGACACTCACCGCTGGCGTTGTTGTCACCCTGATTAGCTTTTGGGTTGGTCATCACCATGGCCTCCTGCCGGAACAGGCCTCTGAGCAGGCTCCCTTGGTGGATAACTTCTTTGACATTATGCTCACAATTGGTACCGCTCTCTTTTTGGTGGTACAGGGTGCGATCATCCTCTTTGTGATTCGCTATCGCCGCCGTGCCGGTGAGGAAGGGGATGGCCTACCCGTAGAGGGCAACTTACCCCTAGAGGCCTTCTGGACGGCCATTCCTGCCCTGATTGTGATTTTCCTTGGTATCTACAGCGTGGATATTTTCCAGCGCATGGGGGGACTGAATCCGGGGGATCATACTATGCACGCGATGCATACGCCCAAGCCAGCAGTGGCGGTTGTTGCCGAAGCCCCCTCAAAAACCACCAGCGATGCAACTGCCCTTTTAGCAGCAGCGCCAACCCCTGAAATTGGCATTGGTGCCAGCCCCGATGTTCAAGGCAAAGCCCCAGATGTAGTGGTGGATGTGGCGGGTATGCAGTATGCATGGATTTTCACCTACCCCGACAGTGGCATTGTCTCCGGCGAATTGCATATCCCAGTGGGCAAGGATGTCCAATTGAACCTCTCCGCGCGGGATGTGATCCATTCCTTTTGGGTGCCCCAGTTTCGCTTGAAGCAGGATGCGATTCCGGGTGTGCCCACTGAACTGCGCTTTAAGGCTACCAAGGTCGGGACATACCCCGTCGTCTGTGCTGAACTCTGTGGTGGCTACCACGGTGCCATGCGCACGCAGGTGATCGTGCATACCCCAGAGGATTTTGAAGCGTGGCGCAGTCAAAACCAAGCGATCGCAACGACTCCCGTGATCCCCTCCCTGAGCGATCGCCATGTCGAGGAGATGGGCGTCACCCCCCAATTGGTGGCGCAAGTAGAAGCAATGACCCACCACCATTCTCCGGCAAAGCTTTAG
- a CDS encoding nuclear transport factor 2 family protein, whose translation MMRRSFLVSVLGLAVICGGIQEQTWAAPLAQATPAALPESLQSLVNGLDTAASQKNLEAVLAFYDPEFKTGDGLTLEILRKQLPTFWQPYRDIRYRTTVNRWQQQGNEWILEISTTIEGTGGTSDRPQNIRGNLQATQVIRNGKIIRQDITSEKTTITIGATPPTVQFSLPQAVRAGEEFSLDAIVQEPIGNAILLGAASDQPINAQTYANPSPVKLELLSAGGIFKVGRAPQEAGNRWVSVALIRDTGMVLITQRLRVEKP comes from the coding sequence ATGATGCGTCGCTCTTTTTTGGTTTCAGTTCTTGGCTTGGCAGTGATCTGTGGGGGGATACAGGAGCAGACTTGGGCGGCTCCCCTCGCGCAAGCCACTCCGGCTGCTCTGCCAGAATCGTTGCAATCCCTCGTTAACGGGTTGGATACAGCAGCCAGTCAAAAGAATCTAGAGGCAGTGCTAGCTTTTTATGACCCTGAGTTCAAAACAGGGGACGGCCTCACCCTTGAAATCTTGCGCAAACAACTGCCGACGTTTTGGCAACCCTACCGTGACATCCGCTACCGCACGACGGTGAACCGTTGGCAACAGCAGGGAAATGAGTGGATTCTAGAGATTAGTACAACCATTGAGGGAACCGGCGGCACGAGCGATCGCCCGCAAAACATTCGTGGCAACCTGCAAGCCACCCAAGTCATCCGCAACGGCAAAATCATCCGCCAAGACATTACCAGCGAAAAAACTACGATCACGATTGGTGCGACACCGCCTACGGTGCAATTCTCCCTCCCCCAAGCCGTGCGTGCGGGTGAAGAATTCAGCCTTGATGCGATTGTGCAAGAACCTATTGGCAATGCCATTCTCCTCGGCGCCGCCAGCGATCAGCCCATCAACGCCCAAACCTACGCCAATCCTAGCCCCGTCAAATTGGAACTTCTCTCTGCGGGCGGGATTTTTAAGGTGGGACGTGCGCCTCAAGAAGCCGGTAATCGCTGGGTCTCTGTGGCCTTAATTCGCGATACGGGCATGGTTCTGATTACACAGCGACTGCGAGTGGAAAAACCATGA
- the ctaD gene encoding cytochrome c oxidase subunit I has product MAQAQLPLDTPLSLPEHPKAWKWYDYFTFNVDHKVIGIQYLVTAFIFYLIGGLMAVAMRTELATADSDFLNPNLYNAFMTNHGTIMIFFWVVPAAIGGFGNYLVPLMIGARDMAFPRLNALAFWLNPPAGALLLASFLFGGAQAGWTSYPPLSTITATTAQSMWILAIILVGTSSILGSVNFIVTIWKMKVPSMRWDQLPLFCWAMLATSLLALVSTPVLAAGLILLLFDINFGTSFYKPDAGGNVVIYQHLFWFYSHPAVYLMILPIFGIMSEVIPVHARKPIFGYQAIAYSSLAICCVGLFVWVHHMFTSGTPPWMRMFFTISTLIVAVPTGVKIFSWVATLWGGKIRLNSAMLFAIGLLSMFVLGGLSGVTLGTAPVDIHVHDTYYVVAHFHYVLFGGSVFGLYAGIYHWFPKMTGRLLDERLGILHFVLTFIGTNLTFLPMHELGLKGMPRRVAMYDPQFEPINLICTIGAFVLAFSIIPFLINIIWSWNKGKIAGDNPWGGLSLEWTTSSPPLIENWEVLPVVTKGPYDYGIEQHKGSTDEDEDEEE; this is encoded by the coding sequence ATGGCGCAAGCACAACTGCCGCTAGATACCCCCTTGTCGCTCCCTGAGCATCCCAAGGCGTGGAAGTGGTACGACTATTTCACCTTTAATGTTGATCACAAGGTAATTGGCATTCAATATTTGGTCACCGCCTTTATCTTTTACTTGATTGGCGGACTGATGGCGGTGGCCATGCGCACGGAGCTGGCAACGGCAGATTCAGATTTTCTCAATCCCAATCTCTACAATGCTTTCATGACCAACCACGGCACCATTATGATTTTCTTTTGGGTGGTGCCAGCGGCCATTGGTGGCTTTGGCAATTACTTGGTGCCCCTGATGATTGGGGCACGGGACATGGCTTTTCCCCGCTTGAATGCCTTAGCCTTTTGGCTGAACCCGCCGGCGGGGGCATTACTCTTGGCCAGTTTCCTGTTTGGCGGTGCCCAAGCGGGTTGGACCTCCTATCCGCCCTTGAGTACGATCACGGCCACTACTGCCCAGAGTATGTGGATTCTGGCGATCATCCTTGTGGGTACCTCCTCGATCCTGGGATCGGTGAATTTCATCGTCACCATCTGGAAGATGAAAGTGCCTAGTATGCGCTGGGATCAATTGCCCCTCTTTTGCTGGGCCATGCTAGCCACCTCTCTGCTGGCTCTAGTGTCAACTCCCGTGCTGGCGGCGGGGCTGATTTTGCTGCTGTTTGATATTAACTTTGGCACCTCGTTTTACAAACCTGATGCCGGTGGGAACGTTGTCATTTACCAGCACCTTTTCTGGTTTTACTCTCACCCGGCGGTGTACCTGATGATTTTGCCGATCTTTGGCATTATGTCTGAGGTGATTCCGGTTCATGCCCGTAAGCCCATCTTTGGCTATCAGGCGATCGCCTACTCCAGTTTGGCCATCTGCTGCGTGGGTCTCTTTGTCTGGGTACACCATATGTTCACCAGTGGTACGCCCCCTTGGATGCGGATGTTCTTCACGATTTCGACACTGATTGTGGCGGTGCCGACAGGAGTAAAAATCTTTAGTTGGGTCGCCACCCTCTGGGGGGGCAAGATTCGCCTCAACAGTGCCATGCTCTTTGCCATTGGCCTACTGTCGATGTTTGTCCTTGGTGGCCTCAGTGGTGTGACCTTGGGGACTGCCCCCGTGGATATTCACGTCCACGACACCTACTATGTGGTGGCACATTTCCACTATGTCCTCTTTGGGGGCTCCGTGTTTGGTCTCTATGCGGGGATTTACCACTGGTTCCCCAAAATGACAGGACGGCTCCTCGATGAGCGCTTAGGGATTCTCCACTTTGTGCTGACCTTTATTGGCACGAACTTGACCTTTTTGCCGATGCATGAGTTGGGTCTTAAAGGCATGCCACGGCGAGTGGCCATGTACGATCCCCAGTTTGAGCCAATTAATCTCATTTGTACGATTGGTGCCTTTGTCCTAGCTTTCTCAATTATTCCTTTCCTGATTAACATCATTTGGAGCTGGAATAAGGGCAAAATTGCCGGCGATAACCCTTGGGGCGGTCTCAGCTTAGAGTGGACGACCAGTTCACCGCCGCTGATTGAAAACTGGGAAGTGCTGCCTGTGGTCACCAAAGGTCCCTACGACTACGGCATTGAGCAGCACAAGGGAAGCACCGATGAGGATGAGGACGAGGAAGAGTAG
- a CDS encoding photosystem II reaction center X protein, with amino-acid sequence MTITPSLKGFFIGLLSGAVVLGLTFAALITISQIDKVQRSS; translated from the coding sequence TTGACCATTACCCCTTCTCTGAAAGGTTTCTTTATTGGGCTATTGTCCGGCGCGGTGGTGCTGGGTTTAACCTTCGCTGCTTTGATCACCATTAGTCAAATTGATAAAGTGCAGCGTTCTTCATAG
- a CDS encoding phosphodiester glycosidase family protein, whose product MLSVLPWVGLSLATLQYSTHRVDQTQVYMVAAPMADYRVVMTEPAPNGQDTYLETTAAFARRTGAVAAMNTNFFRWLHAQSLLSFQDYQKWIMGESHPEGISYRALRQTCLSGRGTIPAGVLGAYIVNGQVVRPYEGGYSGVVNFPAQGGIEFYRGRLPEQPFNVVSGSQQILEGGRKLPVDGSDRTSPKAILGRRGNEYIFVVSDGRGNGGSPGVSFPQLQAFLLEQGVTDATAVDGGESATLVVQGQVKNHPRDRYCELARWLPAPTLTFIPPGEEAREAAMAMGRSLRPVGANIGLVPREQPRGVLSFGFWERIQQRLLTRLRAWRDWG is encoded by the coding sequence ATGCTGAGTGTGTTGCCTTGGGTTGGCCTCTCGTTAGCCACTCTCCAGTACTCGACCCATAGAGTGGATCAAACGCAGGTATATATGGTGGCTGCGCCGATGGCAGACTATCGGGTGGTCATGACAGAACCTGCCCCCAATGGCCAAGATACCTATTTAGAAACGACAGCGGCTTTTGCGCGGCGGACGGGAGCTGTGGCAGCGATGAATACTAATTTTTTCCGCTGGCTGCATGCTCAATCCCTGCTCTCTTTTCAGGATTATCAAAAATGGATCATGGGCGAGTCCCATCCTGAGGGTATTAGTTACCGAGCACTGCGGCAAACCTGCTTGAGCGGTCGAGGCACGATTCCAGCGGGGGTTCTCGGAGCCTACATCGTGAATGGTCAGGTGGTGCGTCCCTATGAGGGGGGCTATTCAGGGGTGGTGAATTTTCCTGCCCAAGGAGGGATCGAGTTTTATCGCGGTAGGTTGCCAGAGCAACCCTTTAATGTGGTCAGTGGCTCGCAGCAAATTTTAGAAGGGGGCAGGAAGCTACCCGTTGATGGGAGCGATCGCACGTCCCCAAAGGCGATTCTCGGCAGACGGGGCAATGAATATATTTTCGTCGTCAGCGATGGGCGGGGCAATGGTGGTTCGCCGGGGGTCTCCTTTCCACAGCTTCAGGCGTTTTTACTGGAGCAGGGCGTCACTGATGCAACGGCGGTGGATGGTGGCGAATCGGCGACGTTGGTGGTGCAGGGACAAGTAAAAAATCATCCCCGCGATCGCTATTGCGAACTGGCGCGTTGGCTACCCGCTCCCACCCTCACGTTTATTCCTCCTGGAGAAGAGGCTCGCGAAGCGGCGATGGCCATGGGGCGATCGCTCAGACCGGTCGGGGCAAATATCGGCTTAGTCCCACGAGAGCAACCCCGAGGCGTCCTTTCCTTTGGGTTTTGGGAGCGGATTCAGCAGCGGCTACTGACGCGATTGCGGGCTTGGCGAGACTGGGGCTAA
- a CDS encoding DUF4079 domain-containing protein → MFLNLKDIILLLHPILACTFVFPVIGITTFFALQTRQRRLKDTTIPPTVGTLHVKLGNLLAAGVVGITLVALAYSVVFGFQGFLMQAENQTLQPLPVVLVALMFVVTIAATALLYRAQSKLWRAVFATLSGMGVTILAFQPGVFRRDDEWWVSHFYFGLAAVMLMIFSVAIVGEIYQDRSLRWRRIHIGLNSLALVLFLLQGITGTRDLLEIPLSWQAPVVYQCNFDPRSPQFKTCP, encoded by the coding sequence ATGTTTCTCAACCTCAAAGACATCATTTTGCTGTTGCATCCCATCTTGGCCTGCACATTTGTCTTTCCGGTCATTGGCATCACCACATTCTTTGCTCTGCAAACGCGGCAGCGTCGTCTCAAAGACACCACCATCCCACCCACAGTGGGCACCCTGCATGTCAAATTGGGCAATCTTTTAGCAGCCGGCGTGGTTGGCATCACATTGGTGGCCTTGGCCTATTCAGTGGTGTTTGGATTTCAGGGCTTCTTGATGCAGGCGGAGAATCAGACACTGCAACCGCTCCCTGTTGTCCTCGTGGCACTGATGTTTGTTGTCACCATTGCAGCAACGGCGCTGCTGTATCGTGCTCAATCGAAGCTATGGCGTGCTGTTTTTGCCACCCTCTCAGGGATGGGGGTGACCATTCTAGCTTTTCAACCGGGGGTCTTTCGCCGTGATGACGAGTGGTGGGTTTCCCACTTTTACTTTGGCTTGGCGGCGGTGATGCTGATGATTTTTTCTGTGGCCATTGTGGGGGAGATTTACCAAGATCGATCGCTCAGGTGGCGGCGGATTCACATTGGCTTGAATTCCCTTGCCCTTGTTCTTTTTCTCTTGCAGGGAATTACGGGTACCCGTGACCTCTTGGAAATTCCCTTGAGTTGGCAAGCACCTGTGGTCTATCAGTGCAACTTTGATCCGCGATCGCCCCAATTCAAGACTTGTCCCTAA
- a CDS encoding ABC transporter ATP-binding protein, translated as MTSQARILEIESLSVHYGGICALREVSLAIAAGECITLVGANGAGKTTLLRAISKLVPSEGTICFAGQSIAGRSPHELVRLGIAHCPEGRQVLARQTVRDNLLLGAYCRRDEAQIAQDLEEQLKRFPRLRERQYQLAGTLSGGEQQMLAIARALMSRPRLLLLDEPSLGLAPNLVREIFAILAQLRQQGMTMLLVEQNAHLALQLGDRGYVLEAGQVTLSGRAADLLNDPRVQQAYLG; from the coding sequence ATGACTTCTCAAGCGCGCATCTTGGAAATTGAGTCCCTGAGTGTCCACTACGGTGGCATTTGCGCTCTGCGCGAGGTGAGTCTGGCCATTGCAGCCGGCGAGTGCATTACCCTTGTGGGTGCCAATGGTGCTGGCAAAACCACCCTGCTGCGTGCCATCTCTAAACTCGTTCCCAGTGAAGGTACCATTTGCTTTGCCGGTCAATCGATTGCAGGGCGATCGCCCCATGAATTAGTGAGGCTGGGCATTGCCCATTGTCCAGAGGGGCGTCAGGTTCTCGCCCGCCAAACCGTACGCGACAATCTTCTTCTCGGTGCCTACTGTCGTCGAGATGAGGCGCAGATTGCACAAGACCTCGAAGAACAACTCAAGCGCTTTCCTAGACTACGGGAGCGGCAATACCAACTGGCGGGAACCCTCAGTGGCGGTGAGCAACAAATGCTGGCGATCGCCCGTGCCCTGATGAGTCGTCCTCGCTTACTGCTCCTTGATGAACCCAGTTTAGGCTTAGCGCCCAATTTAGTACGGGAAATTTTTGCCATCTTGGCACAACTGCGGCAACAGGGGATGACAATGCTACTGGTCGAGCAAAATGCGCACCTAGCCTTACAATTGGGCGATCGCGGTTATGTGCTTGAAGCGGGTCAAGTGACCCTCAGCGGTCGTGCAGCGGATCTCCTGAATGATCCACGGGTTCAGCAAGCCTACCTTGGTTAA
- a CDS encoding Ycf66 family protein: MTYLSFSPLLGQIVNVGLGPAGILGIGLAVAGALLYFLRSIQPELARDHDIFFAAVALLCGGILFFQGWRLDPILLFGQFLLTGTAAFFAYESIRLRRVATEQARRNTPIVDEERPVSRSYTYRAEIEELEPYDDEEEEEEYPPLRRIRGSRDVSRSRYEDEDVEDTPPVGRLPSRRSSPPPSRPSVRRPPSRRPRPTTPAADEIVDEPYRPPTPTTRRPTRRPPPITETAEVSDRPVRRRPPRPRPEGTTDGSEYVPYQPLDRPPTDEQDNSANFDE, from the coding sequence ATGACGTATCTTTCCTTTTCCCCCCTCCTTGGTCAAATTGTTAATGTCGGGCTTGGGCCTGCTGGCATTTTGGGAATTGGCCTAGCGGTTGCTGGAGCCCTCCTCTATTTTCTGCGCTCGATTCAACCAGAGTTAGCGCGGGATCATGATATTTTCTTTGCCGCAGTGGCTCTCCTGTGCGGTGGGATTCTCTTTTTCCAAGGATGGCGCCTCGATCCAATTCTGCTCTTTGGCCAGTTTCTGCTGACGGGCACCGCTGCCTTTTTTGCCTACGAAAGTATTCGTTTGCGGCGGGTAGCCACAGAGCAGGCGCGGCGAAATACCCCGATTGTGGATGAAGAGCGACCTGTGAGCCGCAGCTACACCTACCGTGCGGAAATAGAGGAACTCGAACCCTACGACGACGAGGAAGAAGAGGAGGAGTACCCACCCCTGCGGCGAATTCGTGGTAGCCGTGATGTGTCGCGATCGCGCTATGAAGACGAAGATGTGGAAGATACCCCCCCTGTAGGACGTTTACCCTCGCGCCGCAGTAGCCCACCCCCTAGCCGCCCCAGTGTTCGGCGTCCCCCTTCAAGACGTCCGCGACCGACAACACCAGCGGCAGATGAGATTGTCGATGAACCCTATCGCCCACCAACACCGACCACCCGCCGGCCAACCCGCCGACCGCCGCCGATTACGGAAACTGCGGAAGTGAGCGATCGCCCTGTGCGACGGCGACCCCCCCGCCCCCGTCCGGAAGGAACAACGGATGGCAGTGAATATGTGCCCTATCAACCCTTGGATCGTCCCCCCACTGACGAGCAAGATAACTCCGCCAATTTTGATGAATAG